One Methanosphaera cuniculi DNA window includes the following coding sequences:
- a CDS encoding phage tail tube protein encodes MTQVVSFSPEQKWATEAKDDEKHIRADKANASLNAEPVTLTGGSKTIQKVRVGYPEPSSEMDTAIDTKIFHRYMYYTLGNYQFTQLGESDANKSCHEFYGGDSTRLPSSTVRLTYDVGNDVLEKTLLGCVVDEFNLETSDELSTASLSMIYRTEKSRKISQTEQEIREVDAVPFIGYDYQIELGGVESAVFNDLKLSIKNNHKTDGARGLGNRFYGRQPNVGEREISMELTTVFDPENLETVIKTEYGDKDLPVDDEGYWIPSKCKLFTLPLKLKIMTCEDATEYVILIIPNCIISIDPLEFSGSDDVEVKLTLQATGTKTVEMKDSTTKRTDIYCQVVNDQPEIVPSIKETTPTTPEGN; translated from the coding sequence ATGACTCAAGTAGTATCATTCAGCCCTGAACAAAAATGGGCAACAGAAGCAAAAGATGATGAAAAACATATAAGAGCAGATAAAGCAAATGCAAGCCTAAACGCAGAACCGGTAACACTAACCGGAGGAAGTAAAACAATACAAAAAGTAAGAGTAGGATATCCAGAACCAAGTAGTGAAATGGATACTGCAATAGATACAAAAATATTTCATAGATACATGTATTACACACTCGGAAATTATCAATTTACACAACTAGGAGAATCCGACGCAAATAAAAGCTGTCATGAATTCTACGGAGGAGACAGCACAAGACTTCCAAGTTCAACAGTAAGACTTACATATGATGTAGGAAATGATGTTCTTGAAAAAACACTCCTCGGCTGTGTTGTTGATGAATTCAACCTTGAAACAAGCGATGAACTCAGTACAGCTTCACTTTCAATGATATATCGAACTGAAAAATCAAGAAAAATATCACAAACAGAACAAGAAATAAGAGAAGTTGATGCAGTACCATTCATAGGTTATGATTACCAAATAGAACTTGGCGGAGTTGAAAGTGCAGTATTCAATGATCTTAAACTTTCAATCAAAAATAACCACAAAACAGATGGAGCAAGAGGACTTGGAAACAGATTCTACGGCAGACAACCAAACGTAGGAGAACGTGAAATATCAATGGAACTTACCACCGTATTTGATCCTGAAAACCTTGAAACAGTAATAAAAACAGAATATGGAGATAAAGATCTTCCAGTAGATGATGAAGGATACTGGATTCCTAGTAAATGTAAACTCTTCACATTACCTCTAAAACTTAAAATTATGACTTGTGAAGATGCAACTGAATATGTTATCCTAATCATTCCAAACTGTATTATAAGCATAGATCCTCTTGAATTCAGCGGTAGTGACGATGTAGAAGTGAAACTCACACTTCAAGCAACAGGAACAAAAACAGTTGAAATGAAAGATAGTACAACAAAAAGAACTGATATATACTGTCAAGTTGTAAATGATCAACCTGAAATAGTACCTTCAATTAAGGAAACTACACCAACTACTCCTGAGGGAAATTAA
- a CDS encoding HK97 gp10 family phage protein, translated as MIIKVNSTDINFNGDIDKFKDLFFHIGGLEFLGILKKNTPKDTGHLHSAWHMEQKGFKIRYTNSAKYAGWVNEGTGIYGTKRKRITPKSGKVLVFRPGKKFNGKYGKTSNGKYFFRSVNGQKGQHYVEKSTEKIKQRIPTIMQNVTQLTFKK; from the coding sequence ATGATAATAAAAGTAAATTCAACTGACATAAATTTCAATGGTGACATTGATAAATTCAAAGACCTTTTCTTCCATATAGGAGGACTTGAATTTCTAGGTATTCTTAAAAAAAATACTCCTAAAGATACAGGACACCTTCACAGTGCATGGCATATGGAACAAAAAGGATTTAAAATAAGATATACTAACAGTGCAAAATATGCAGGCTGGGTAAATGAAGGAACAGGTATCTATGGAACCAAAAGAAAAAGAATAACACCAAAAAGTGGAAAAGTCTTAGTATTTCGTCCCGGAAAAAAATTCAATGGAAAATATGGAAAAACAAGTAATGGCAAATATTTCTTTAGAAGTGTAAACGGACAAAAAGGACAACACTACGTAGAAAAAAGCACTGAAAAAATAAAACAAAGAATTCCAACTATAATGCAAAATGTAACACAACTAACATTCAAAAAATAA
- a CDS encoding prealbumin-like fold domain-containing protein: protein MVQVLPDSTRTVNILLSPSVQDITVNLNGSTNYSGTSDINGQVNFKDITFGTYTIEINDYNYNVYTQKVVINNTNNNPRIIPITLTPKE from the coding sequence GTGGTTCAGGTTCTCCCTGATTCTACTCGTACTGTAAATATTCTTCTTTCTCCTAGTGTTCAAGATATTACTGTTAATTTAAATGGAAGTACTAATTATTCTGGTACTTCTGATATCAATGGACAAGTTAATTTTAAAGATATTACTTTTGGTACATACACCATAGAAATTAATGATTATAACTATAATGTATATACCCAAAAAGTAGTTATTAACAATACAAATAATAATCCTCGTATAATTCCAATAACATTAACACCTAAGGAGTAA
- a CDS encoding phage major capsid protein, giving the protein MNNLEALDNITQTSNKDSWEKMVTGKALLNPEQQTTFLREFQVADPALTMARMVYMQNPSRETSLFKINGRVSQAGYVNGDLSQHKTQANLTGADLDFTGQVINTTKIKAKVSLTDDELEENIERQTLQQTVLSEMGYKMGLDNAYWNFFGDTTIKATTDSLLCAGDGWIKRATNKIKSKGLDSSKGAFDVDNGVDSIFDAMKNTLPSEFKNTQQLVCFVPYEVEDAYRNYVIKRETPLGDSTLPTWNGLTYKNIPIIHSPALDDTDAQSIDNTATCLLSSTTNLEYNIFKDITVELDRDAPNERNDFIFRYKALPAYKETMEL; this is encoded by the coding sequence ATGAACAATCTTGAAGCACTAGATAACATCACACAAACAAGTAATAAAGATTCATGGGAAAAAATGGTAACAGGAAAAGCACTTCTAAATCCTGAACAACAAACCACATTCCTAAGAGAATTCCAAGTAGCAGATCCTGCACTTACAATGGCTAGAATGGTTTACATGCAAAACCCAAGCCGTGAAACAAGTCTATTCAAAATCAACGGAAGAGTAAGTCAAGCAGGATATGTAAATGGTGACCTTTCACAACATAAAACACAAGCTAATCTCACCGGAGCGGATCTAGACTTCACCGGTCAAGTAATAAATACTACAAAAATTAAAGCAAAAGTATCACTTACTGATGATGAACTTGAAGAAAACATTGAAAGACAAACACTTCAACAAACAGTACTAAGTGAAATGGGATACAAGATGGGACTTGATAATGCTTACTGGAATTTCTTCGGAGATACAACAATAAAAGCAACAACAGACAGCCTACTTTGTGCTGGTGATGGTTGGATAAAACGTGCTACAAATAAAATTAAATCCAAAGGACTTGACAGCAGTAAAGGTGCATTTGATGTAGATAATGGAGTAGACTCCATATTTGATGCTATGAAAAATACACTACCAAGTGAATTTAAAAATACTCAACAACTCGTTTGTTTTGTTCCTTATGAAGTTGAAGATGCTTACCGCAACTATGTAATAAAACGTGAAACACCTCTTGGTGACAGTACACTTCCAACATGGAACGGACTTACCTACAAAAATATTCCTATCATTCACAGTCCAGCTCTTGATGATACAGATGCTCAAAGTATAGATAATACTGCTACTTGTCTTCTATCTTCTACAACTAACCTTGAATACAACATCTTCAAAGATATCACTGTTGAACTTGACCGTGATGCTCCTAATGAACGTAACGATTTCATATTCAGATACAAAGCACTTCCAGCCTACAAAGAAACGATGGAGTTGTAG
- a CDS encoding XkdF-like putative serine protease domain-containing protein, which produces MTIHNHTPYRIVTAPVLLPDVPDCDYNNGETPLTTKQIQHLQTSYKNYQIIDYDHQFCMNGDWYMKKIGTPLEFWISSKNTTYTDITGTTRDIPAGSWWLKSKITDPTAIRMIDEGKLTAYSLTTANQIYADKIIDLLNNGHSQSNKSQDAELNELAVKSRTLIKDIDNPVGFTVSLTAFPCVSNAVFSKQCLFQSQKNSNTNKEDDIMTENEKITKYTIDDIKSIFNLFSKKADNTNKEEETNKKEETTNKEENNESKYATKEDITKINNRLDELATKIDKLQKGNKEETTKKDETKKEEDTSKTSEKSETTSNKNIKSKEIPHTHDGINNQSYKHTNPEASLMTSLGRDQYGISKFKQNNIFKGDE; this is translated from the coding sequence GTGACAATACATAACCATACCCCCTACCGTATAGTCACTGCTCCCGTACTCCTACCTGATGTACCCGACTGTGACTACAATAATGGTGAAACACCATTAACAACTAAACAAATACAACATTTACAGACAAGTTATAAAAATTATCAAATCATAGACTACGATCATCAATTCTGCATGAATGGTGACTGGTATATGAAAAAAATAGGAACTCCTCTAGAATTCTGGATAAGTTCCAAAAATACAACATATACCGATATTACAGGTACAACCCGTGATATTCCTGCCGGTTCTTGGTGGCTTAAATCAAAGATAACTGATCCTACTGCTATTCGTATGATTGATGAAGGTAAATTAACTGCCTATAGTCTTACTACTGCTAATCAAATTTACGCAGATAAGATAATAGACTTATTAAATAATGGACATAGTCAATCAAATAAATCACAAGATGCAGAATTAAATGAACTTGCAGTTAAAAGCCGTACTCTTATAAAAGATATTGATAATCCTGTAGGTTTTACAGTTTCTCTTACAGCTTTTCCTTGTGTAAGTAATGCTGTATTTTCTAAACAATGCTTATTCCAAAGCCAAAAGAATAGTAATACAAATAAAGAAGATGATATAATGACAGAAAATGAAAAAATAACAAAATATACAATAGACGATATTAAATCAATATTTAATCTTTTCTCTAAAAAAGCAGATAATACAAATAAAGAAGAAGAAACCAATAAAAAAGAAGAAACTACAAATAAAGAAGAAAATAATGAATCAAAATATGCAACAAAAGAAGATATAACAAAAATAAACAACCGTCTTGATGAGTTAGCAACAAAAATAGATAAACTCCAAAAAGGCAATAAAGAAGAAACCACTAAAAAAGATGAAACCAAAAAAGAAGAAGATACATCAAAAACTTCAGAAAAAAGTGAAACTACATCTAATAAAAATATAAAATCAAAAGAAATTCCACACACTCACGACGGAATAAACAACCAATCCTACAAACACACTAATCCCGAAGCAAGTCTCATGACTTCACTAGGACGTGACCAATACGGAATTTCAAAATTCAAACAAAATAACATATTCAAAGGAGATGAATAA
- a CDS encoding ADP-ribosyltransferase: MEIHNFTKKHFKELPEDIQKGFQMWTGDEYKLIRKYFDSKETLTKKENRIVQNMLKAVDGSFTKLKIPLELIRGDRELWLYEKGNVIKNIKNLKIGEVYHFGDNSYISTSLGLTTPLDPKYSPKGGIIFKLLAPPGTETVPILQNSNAPEEAEIILKRGQEIQILDIDESNENKKYITAKIINNKKDIINKKKTNKITNK, from the coding sequence ATGGAAATACATAATTTTACAAAAAAACATTTTAAAGAACTTCCGGAAGATATCCAAAAAGGATTTCAAATGTGGACTGGTGATGAATATAAGCTAATAAGGAAATATTTTGATTCAAAAGAAACATTAACTAAAAAAGAGAATAGAATTGTTCAAAATATGCTTAAAGCAGTTGATGGAAGTTTTACCAAGCTCAAAATACCTTTAGAACTTATACGGGGAGATAGAGAACTCTGGTTATATGAAAAAGGAAATGTAATTAAAAATATTAAAAATCTTAAAATAGGTGAAGTATATCATTTTGGTGATAATTCATATATAAGCACATCATTAGGTTTAACTACACCTCTTGATCCCAAATATTCTCCTAAGGGAGGAATAATATTTAAACTTCTAGCACCACCAGGAACAGAAACTGTACCGATACTACAAAATTCAAATGCACCAGAAGAAGCGGAAATAATACTAAAAAGAGGACAAGAAATACAAATACTAGATATTGATGAAAGCAATGAGAACAAGAAATATATAACAGCAAAAATAATAAATAATAAAAAAGATATTATAAATAAAAAAAAAACTAATAAAATAACAAATAAGTAG
- a CDS encoding Panacea domain-containing protein — protein MNEGKKYDKEKFKDLIHYIVYKCKDKEIGRTVLYKLLYFSDFNYYELYEISMTGMKYYHKQNGPIPDTIKFNEAIEELNAEGRIQEKKTKIINYNKYIYNPLKEPKTNFNNKEINVIEENILKLSNMSSRKISAYSHGDKPWRLSDDQEEINYEAVFYRNENYSVRDYGEEY, from the coding sequence ATGAACGAAGGAAAAAAATATGATAAAGAAAAATTCAAAGATTTAATACATTACATAGTTTATAAATGTAAAGATAAAGAAATAGGAAGAACAGTATTATACAAATTATTATATTTCAGTGATTTTAATTATTATGAACTATATGAAATATCAATGACAGGAATGAAATATTATCATAAACAGAATGGACCTATACCAGATACAATAAAATTTAATGAAGCTATAGAAGAACTAAATGCTGAAGGAAGAATTCAAGAAAAAAAAACAAAGATCATAAATTATAATAAGTATATTTATAATCCTCTAAAAGAACCAAAAACTAATTTTAACAATAAAGAGATTAATGTAATTGAAGAAAATATATTAAAATTATCAAATATGAGTAGTAGAAAGATTAGTGCATATAGTCATGGGGATAAACCATGGAGACTTAGTGATGATCAAGAAGAAATAAATTATGAAGCAGTATTCTACCGGAACGAAAATTATTCAGTGAGGGATTATGGTGAAGAATACTGA
- a CDS encoding HAD family hydrolase, translating to MRKLYIFDFDGTLANTFYQSALAYNQALKQHNQPIKHENIEEINFEEFIENMTHDEEILQTYADIYQNQNMKNTKAYPKIHQTLKKLQNQENTTLTICSNRQQQQLEALTQQIFPDINFTQIIGYQENQLYKPDPQMIQKILDKYPQYNKNEIIYIGDRNTDIQTAKNANLDLVLVIWGQGNTEAYNDKYPIKIVEKPEQLLEL from the coding sequence ATGCGAAAACTATACATATTCGACTTTGATGGAACATTAGCAAATACATTTTACCAATCAGCCCTAGCATACAACCAAGCACTAAAACAACACAACCAACCAATAAAACATGAAAACATAGAAGAAATAAACTTCGAAGAATTCATAGAAAACATGACACATGATGAAGAAATACTACAAACATACGCAGACATATACCAAAACCAAAACATGAAAAACACAAAAGCATACCCCAAAATACACCAAACACTAAAAAAACTACAAAACCAGGAAAACACAACACTAACCATATGTTCTAACAGACAACAACAACAACTAGAAGCACTAACACAACAAATATTTCCAGATATAAACTTCACACAAATAATAGGATACCAAGAAAACCAGCTATATAAACCAGACCCACAAATGATACAAAAAATACTAGACAAATACCCACAATACAATAAAAACGAGATAATCTACATAGGAGACCGCAACACAGACATACAAACCGCAAAAAATGCAAACCTAGATCTAGTATTAGTAATATGGGGACAAGGAAACACAGAAGCATACAATGATAAGTACCCCATAAAAATAGTAGAAAAACCAGAACAACTACTAGAACTATAA
- a CDS encoding HAD family hydrolase yields the protein MKQKLYIFDYDGMLQDTIVDSIHCVNLALKKHNKKPYTKNPKNMIYREFREYLYENGGGKDSPLYNTYLQIYEKCEKPNTKPYSGIIKVLKQLQNQENTTLAICSNKDQKELERSIKKHYSTINFKYISGHIKGIPDKPDPTRLNEIIQKTQTKRENVVYLGDKDNDIKVAQNAKIKMILNTWGEGNPEDYKHPYPTQIINKPEEILKIKI from the coding sequence ATGAAACAAAAACTATACATCTTCGACTATGATGGAATGCTACAAGATACAATAGTAGATTCAATACATTGTGTAAATTTAGCATTGAAAAAACACAACAAAAAACCATACACAAAAAACCCAAAAAACATGATATACAGAGAATTTCGAGAATATCTCTATGAAAATGGTGGAGGAAAAGACTCACCACTATATAATACATACCTACAAATATATGAAAAATGCGAAAAACCCAACACAAAACCATACTCTGGAATAATCAAAGTACTAAAACAACTACAAAACCAAGAAAACACAACACTAGCAATATGCTCAAATAAAGACCAAAAAGAACTAGAAAGAAGTATAAAAAAACACTACTCTACAATAAACTTCAAATACATATCAGGACACATTAAAGGAATACCAGACAAACCAGATCCAACAAGACTTAATGAAATAATACAAAAAACCCAAACAAAACGTGAAAACGTAGTATACCTAGGAGATAAAGATAACGATATAAAAGTAGCACAAAATGCAAAAATTAAAATGATACTAAATACGTGGGGAGAAGGAAATCCTGAAGACTACAAACATCCATACCCAACACAAATAATAAACAAACCTGAAGAAATACTAAAAATAAAAATATAA
- a CDS encoding DUF2149 domain-containing protein yields the protein MVRSKRRRAINTDADPMSGTSNLVDAMLVLAVGFLIFVVMSWNMQSIIFSDASQDEKNNMMEKMKSATNLDQGEELADTPNVTESSGKGYTEMGKVYKDPNTGKLIMVEG from the coding sequence ATGGTAAGAAGTAAAAGACGACGAGCAATAAACACAGATGCAGATCCAATGTCTGGAACTTCAAACCTAGTAGATGCAATGCTAGTTTTAGCAGTAGGATTTCTAATATTTGTTGTGATGAGCTGGAATATGCAAAGTATCATATTCTCAGATGCATCACAAGATGAAAAAAACAACATGATGGAAAAAATGAAAAGTGCAACAAATCTAGATCAAGGAGAAGAACTAGCAGACACGCCAAATGTTACAGAAAGTTCAGGAAAAGGATATACAGAAATGGGAAAAGTATATAAAGACCCGAATACAGGAAAACTAATCATGGTTGAAGGATAA
- a CDS encoding MotA/TolQ/ExbB proton channel family protein, with translation MAIDVVGGSILTGALDVIAQSLTIPVLIILLIIFILAVIDLGSLIAEYGSRKKITLPEIKKLIYQINQSQTPTQIKNTINSNTQLPDSDKKILNEIADIKDLTPKTREALACKMIDNEEEKIDNKLRKTDIITKIGPTLGLMGTLIPLGPGLAALGTGDINTLANSLTVAFNTTIVGIGAGALAYFEGRIRKNWYMKYISDLDILSDAILDTLNHTKQEEY, from the coding sequence ATGGCAATAGATGTAGTTGGAGGAAGTATACTAACCGGAGCATTAGATGTAATTGCACAAAGTCTAACAATACCAGTACTAATAATACTACTTATAATCTTCATCCTCGCCGTAATAGATCTAGGATCACTAATAGCAGAGTATGGATCACGAAAAAAAATCACACTACCTGAAATTAAAAAACTAATATATCAGATAAATCAATCACAAACACCAACACAAATAAAAAATACAATAAATTCAAACACACAACTACCAGACTCAGATAAAAAAATACTAAACGAAATAGCAGATATAAAAGATCTAACACCAAAAACACGCGAAGCACTAGCATGTAAAATGATAGATAATGAAGAAGAAAAAATAGATAATAAACTCAGAAAAACAGATATAATCACAAAAATAGGACCAACACTAGGACTTATGGGAACACTCATACCACTAGGACCAGGACTAGCAGCACTAGGAACCGGAGATATAAATACACTAGCAAACTCATTAACTGTAGCATTTAACACAACAATAGTTGGAATAGGAGCAGGAGCACTAGCATACTTTGAAGGAAGAATAAGAAAAAATTGGTATATGAAATATATATCAGATCTAGACATACTATCTGATGCAATCCTAGATACACTAAATCATACAAAACAGGAGGAATATTAA
- a CDS encoding DUF2162 family putative transporter, whose translation MNIINILCQFNLIISILIFGVNIALVCALAKLSKKITLTIALLYALGVFIISVLTTTFTQQLLPIIGENNQIILLIVSVFLLVVGVDTIHEWRTHSKNTIKSIKQSIIAPAPCFLLIIIETTLSMNTTLNDEITKFYLACSITLLIIIIVGYFIVKHTKAKHNPYQITLGNYMTYAGIYFLIEALLIPELTNIGSKQYQQITIIPESLTIMCIFTLILLIIGIIIGKKNNIQK comes from the coding sequence ATGAATATAATAAATATTCTATGTCAATTTAATCTTATTATATCCATACTTATATTTGGAGTAAATATAGCATTAGTATGTGCACTTGCAAAATTATCTAAAAAAATAACATTAACAATTGCACTATTATATGCACTTGGTGTATTTATAATATCAGTACTTACAACAACATTCACACAACAATTACTGCCAATAATAGGTGAAAATAATCAGATAATACTATTAATAGTTTCAGTATTTCTATTAGTTGTAGGTGTTGATACAATACATGAATGGAGAACACACTCAAAAAATACTATAAAGTCAATAAAACAGTCAATAATAGCACCAGCACCATGTTTTTTACTAATAATTATAGAAACAACATTAAGTATGAACACAACATTAAATGATGAAATTACAAAGTTCTACCTAGCTTGTAGCATAACACTACTTATCATAATAATAGTTGGATATTTTATAGTAAAACATACAAAAGCAAAACATAATCCATACCAGATAACACTAGGAAACTATATGACATATGCAGGAATATACTTTTTAATTGAAGCACTACTAATACCAGAACTTACAAACATAGGATCAAAACAATACCAGCAAATAACCATAATACCAGAATCACTAACAATAATGTGTATATTTACACTAATACTACTCATAATAGGAATAATAATAGGAAAAAAGAACAACATCCAAAAATAA